Below is a genomic region from Helianthus annuus cultivar XRQ/B chromosome 2, HanXRQr2.0-SUNRISE, whole genome shotgun sequence.
TTTTATAACACTTAAAAAAACTATAAAATCCACTTTGACATAGTTTTCCTATGAATTTAGGAATAGGAAAGTAAATTGTGtcgggttgagttgttgaacccTAGCACGACCCATATATttatcagtgtcaaatacatttTGACACTTGAATTCGTCTAACCCGAACACAACTTGTTAACCTAATGTTTTAAAAACTGGTTCAAACCGGCCGGTTGTACCGGTTGAACCATCCGCTAAAATCCGTTAAACAGCCCGATACACCCGGTTGAACCGCCCGATATACCTGTTTAAACCGTTTTTAGCCAAATCCGGTATGGTATAAAAActggattttaaaacattgagtTAACCTATTAATTTATGTCAAAGGGGGTTAATGGTTTTTAATCAAGTTGTAAGTTGGTTAGCGGATTAAACGGGTTGGTGGGCTAACAAGCTTAATTAGACTTCTTGTTGTGTATAGTTAGCATCAATactttttttatgtaattttttttatgagTATTTCCGTTTCTTGTTCACTTAATTTTAATGAGACCAATTAATCAATAGAGGAAAAATCACCTAGTTTTCCAAGTGTTCAATAAAGTTGTTCAGTTTTTATTTAAATGGAAAACTATTGTTTTATAATGGTTTTAATATTGTGAAATTTGGTATATCTTGTAGTTTACCAGGTGAGGTGTCTACTTCTCTCTCTTAAGTGatgaaaaaataataattaatgaGGTGTTAACGAAAAATATAAAAGTGAATTAGATTAATGTTTTCCGGATTTCATTTTAATCCATTTTAAAGATAAATAAAATTACATCACCAAAGTTTTTACCATAGCATTCAAGAAGGCATGTCTAAAGCATGTTCTTGTCCAACATTTTCTTTATCGAATTACATATACTCTAATGGTACCAAAGTGTAAGGATGGTTCCTAAGTGGTATGATTCTTCTTGCAAAGTACGGATTTGATTGGTACTGTACCGGTACCAATATTCCTTAACGGAAAATGAGTAAAAACATAAACCGAATACCATGCTAAATATGGTGGTACAGTACCAATTCAGTACCGATAATGCAAAAATACCCAAACCACtagtatatatatttagaagtgttaaatgtcattttagtccctatggtttgggtcattttaacagtttagtctaaaggtttgaaatgatgccattttagtccaaatagtttcaagcgttgccattttagtctactgggttaactctgtccattttttctgttagctagaagggtaaccaatcattttatatggtcgaattgcccttctagttaacaaaattacatataaaatgactgaaatgcccttctagttaacagaataaaGGGATAGAGTTAatctagtggactaaaatgacaacatttgaaactatttggactaaaatgacaacgtttcaaacctttagactaaactagcaaaatgaCAAAAATCACAGGGAGTAAAATGGAATATAACTCTATTTAGAATAAACACATTGGAATGCTATGTTTGGGATTtaaaaaaagcaaaaagaaatcaaaggtttaattaaaaaaaagagttaaatgtcattttagtcactgtcattttgccagtttggtccaaaggttttatttttcgccTGTGGGCCCAAAATGGTTTCACTGTTGTTattttagtctactgggttaacttcatccattttttcctGTTAACGAGAATGacgattcggtcattttatatggccgaattgtcattctagttaacagaattacatataaaataaatgaattgcccttctcattaacataaaaaatgggaaacctttttggacccacatacaaaaaatgaaacatttaaactaaactgtcaaaatgacccaaaccacaatTACATTTAACTCTATTTAGAATAAACACATCGGAATGCTATGTTtgggatttaaaaaaaaacaaaagaaatcaaaggtttaaattaaaaaaaaaatatatattttgaagtaCAATTAACCGTCTAACAAGTTTATCCTAGTTTTCCGTTGGTAGGATTGTTTGATCTCAACTGCAAAACCCCACACTTTCCGATTTCGATCTTTTTGACCACCAGAAATGGATGATGGAAGTGAGCCAAGAAGgatgagaaagaagatgaagacACATTTTCAGTTGGAGATTCTTGAGAAAACTTATGCTGGTTtctcatatatatttttttaataatcatATCTCTCTCCATTttgcttattattattattattattattattattattattattattattattattattattattattattattattattattattattattattattatttagtttttAATAAAGCATTGTTACTTGATTTGATGTTTAGTGGAGGCATATCCATCACAGCAGCATCGAGCAAAGCTATCTGTGCAGTTGAATTTAACAAATGGGCAGTTGAAAAAGTGGTTTTCTAATCGGAGGGCAAAAGATAGAAAAATCCCCAACTCCTCAAACTCAAACAAGGTGGTGATGTTCtttctataagtatttatttttttatttatatatatagagagagatagagaaagTGTAAGATACAATAGTGCTTATCGTGCGTTGTACGCGTGTCATTTCTTAATtttttataacgtgcgtgattatgtatataacatgcgtaattagggTTTGGAACAAGTATAACCCATGCGTAATTTTTGAGTTTAACATACGTAATTTTCATGTTTGGTGGCATGcgggttttgattttttttataaagtgcGTAATTATGcattataacatgcgtaattatgtAATAATGTGTgtaattatgcaaataacgtgcatgattagggttttaacccaaCCCATGCATAATTATGTAATAACTTGCGTAATTATGCCGCATTCAATTGAAGGCTCATATGTGTGGTTGAGATGCCCTCATACGCTTCGCACGATAAGCACTCCTGTACGTTAACCAACCCCTCTCTCCCTCTTTCTCTctatatatttataataatataacatatattttttaacatttttgtCGAATTTTATATATGTTAATAACTattatcaaaatatattaaataaaagctcgtttaggcttgcGAGCTGGCCCAAGCCCAACATGTGAAGCTCATGCTCGAGCTCGTTTATTAAACAAGCCTCAACAAAAGCCCAAGGTCATTTAAGATCGGCTTGATTCGAGTTATTAATGAGCTGATCACAAGCGGCTCgtctcgtttacacccctaccgCTTTCAGTTCATATGTGGTCTTATTGCAGTAGTAATTGCATCATATTGTTGCCCCTAGCCTTTTGAAATCATCTATTCTGTGCTTTTggtttagatatatatatatatatatatatatatatatatatatatatatgtgctcATGTCTATATATTCCTAGGTGGTATGTATGAGTCGTTTCCGAACCAAAACTGAAAATTAAGGTTATTTTGGGAAACACGTTAGTTCGATTAAGTATGGGTTCGGCTCTGTTATACGTCAGTTTTCGGTTTTACATCTAGTTTTGAAATGTTTGGACCTGAAAAATTTGTTAAAATGGTAAAATTTGGGCGTAGAACTATTGGTCTAAAATTTCGTACTAACTAAAATTTTCGGCTCAAAATAATAAATTTGGTCCATAAGTTCAATAACAAACAAGTTCAGTGCGATTATTATGTCATGGAACGAGGTATAACCGCAACTGAattgtatattttgttttttgagaaaaaagaaacaaaactaAACTGTCTGTTATTAGTTTGGATTGTAATCGGTTGTTTCTTTAAATGCAGATTGGTTATAATATGGATAAGAGAAAGGAAAGCGAACGCGCTTGGAGCTACCCAAACAATTGCATACCAAAGAAAAAACGAAGCCAGAAACCAAAGGTTTGGGTCAAATAATAACAGTTATTTGCATGATATATATGGGTTTATGTATTTATCTATATATTCATTGACGATCGTGGTCTTCTTTGCTTGCAGATTAGTTGTAGAATGAGCAAGACGAAGGAACGCGCTTGGAAAAACACAAACACTCAGATACCAAACAAGAAGCTAAAATCGTTGCGCAAGGTTTGTATAAAAAAGTCAACAATCAGCAACTCTTTGTTCCAATTATATATACTTTGTATGTAGACTAACATGcgtttctttctttctctctttaGTTACTCGACGGAGATGATGATAGTGATGTAGAAGAACTGTTAGACCCTAAACACTCTGAGTTGGTTGAAAATGTCTCTTCTATGTCGGATTCTGTATGtatccacccccccccccccccggcttTTTTTTTGTTAGTCTCTGGCGCGAAAGAACATTTTTTAAACGCACTAGAATAAAGAAAGTGCTTAATACTTACGGGTCCAATGAGTCGGGTCCTATCCAAACCGAATTCAAAATATCATATGTCCCTTTATTCCctttcaaataattaaaatatcaaatttacccatttttaaGTTTTTCGTTAAAAAATGCATAAATTTACCCATAATTTTCTCAAAATTTCGCATTAAATTTTTCTGCGATGGTTTTAATCAGTTCTTCATTTGATCATACGGATTAACATGTACTGCTTTCTATTTGTAGTtacttgatgatgatgatggtgatggtgatggtgatgatgatgatgatgatgatgataacgataatgatgatgatgtagaactATCAACCACGAAGCAGGAACATCGTGAGTTGGTTGAAAATCTGTCTCATATGTCTGACTCTGTATGTATCTCCGTACCTCTCTAATATGTTATAAATTCCTATGATTAAGTACACGGATGGAGCTTGTGGTTTAACTGAATTTTGAATTTGGTccttattttgaaaaaaaaattatggaTATAGTCCAAGAACTTTGGAGATTGTCACATGTTTAGTCCCTATCTAGGGACTAAAATGTGATTTAGTCCAATAACTTTTAAGAGACGAGGACTAAAATAAGGACCAAATTCAAAATTCAGGTAAACCAAGTACCGTGTGTATAACTTTTAAACTTAGTACTTGTAAAGTAGTTTTTATTCTTTTGATGCCATAAGATTGCATTTCATATATTAGTTATTAACTTATTATGGAATTTTAAGAAATAGAAAAAGTAACATATGAAGCCGACCCATTTGACCCATTACCCGATCGACCCACTTATTTAGTCGCCTCtaatatgtattattttattatatagctGGAAAAGAACTCATCTTGTCAAAGTGACATGGTTTGTGTCCAAGGCTACAAAGTGAAGCGGAGCATAGCAACAATTCTTGAAGCCATTTTCAAGAAGCACGGTGACATTGCAGCTAACTGCGTATTCAAAACATCTTCCACGAGAACACATTTCCTCGAGGTTGTTTGTGAAGTCGTTAGACGAATTCAAACCGATGATATGACTGAGATGGTGGAAGATATAGAGTGCCAAGTGTCGGATGCAGAAGCTGCCAACATTAATGTGTCATGGATTCGAGCGCACTTCGAAGCTTTTCACAAAAGGAAGGAGACGAGTGAAAAGTGTAGTTTGCTTATGGAGATGGAATCAAACACCATTTTGGTTAAAGAAGCTGCCCAAATGGATCTGAGAGAGAGATGTGCGGAGCTAATGAGTGCGCAAGAACGGTTTAAAAATGCTGAAAGGTGTGTGAGGGTGCTTCATCTTGTTGAAAAAAATCTACATGACAACATCTTGGAATCTAAGTCTAAACTAGACTCATGGGTAGATCATCCAGTTGTATAGGCTAATTAGATCATGATATGGTATGGTGTGTAATTATTAGAAGTTTTTTTTGTCAAATGGGATGATAGTTTAACTCTTAGGTGTTTTGAACCTTATTTATGAAAAAATAAATCTATAAGAATTTCTAGTTCTCAATTagttacaacaacaacaaccatacccagtaaatcccacaaatagcaaccctacttatagggtctggggagggtgggatgtagacagaccttgcttctatccctagggatagagagactgcttccagagagaccctcggctcgaaAATGAACAACATACTAACACACCAAGTCAAAGGATATAGGAATAAAAAGTCACCAATACCAAGACAGTAATCAGAGTGacacaatataatgtaaatcatgtataatagcatacaacatcatttgggCATACACACATGAAGGCAATCACCGGTAAAGTAACATAAATGAATAAGAAAAACCTACGTCCCTTAAATACACCTAAGACCTTAATGCAATATCCTCTAgaagtccttaaccctaatcctacgcctccacgaagtcctatcttggaccatgtcctccGAAAGATGTAACTCTAGTAAATCACGCCTAATCTGCCCATCCCATGTCAGTTTGGGTCtgcctcttcctctcctcccctccacagttaattttaatgaaattaaTAATGGAAAATCACCCAATAGTAATGGAAGATtagttaattttaatgaaaataaTAATGGAAAATCACCCAATAGTAGGTTTTCCAAAGTGTTCAATaaagatttttttatttaaatggaAAACAATCGATTTATATTGGTTTTAATATCGTGAAACTTGGATATATCTTGTAGTTTATTAGGCAAGGTGTCGTTTATTCTCTCTAAATTTAACAGATAGATGAAAAAGTATGACTGACGTGGATGTTAAAGAAAAATATTAAAGTGGATTATATATATATCAATGTGGTTATTTGTTGTTTTTTTGGTTTTCATTTCAATGCATTCCAAAATAAAACtcatttaattttgtttaataaataaaatcacaTCACTTATATTTTTTTACTATAGCATTCAAGAAGGCATGTTGGAAGCATATTCTTGTACAACACCAACAATTTTAGTGTGACTTCCATAGTCCAAGTAGTTTAATGGTACAAAGTGATACTGTATTCAAGTGGTGTAGATTTAGCTTGTCGttaaaaaagataaaaataaaaataatgtttCTAAGAACAAGAAGCATCTTGTAACACCAATTATTAGGTTTAAAGGTCCTGGCAAAGTACATTTAAGATCGGTACTGTACCGGTATCAAAAATATTGAAATCGAAAATGAGTAAAAACACAGACCGAGTACCATACCTAATATGGCGGTGCAGTACCAGTTCGGTCCCGATAGTGCAAAAATACAGAAAAATAGCAAAATAAAAGAAACCATAATCAATTTAGTACGGGCGCGATATCATTATGGTACCGGTACTCATTAAAATATGGTCGTCCCTATTGTAAAACTACGCTAACATATTAAAAATTCAATTGTTTACTAGTTCTCACATCTCAACCTAGTTCTCAATTTTTTCCATATATATATTGAATAAACGCATCAAATGGCTacgattttagaaaaaaaaaaagcaaaaagaaaatcaaaggtttaaactaaaaaaagataaaaagttgAGAACAAATATGCAATTTTACTTAATTTTAAAAGTTTAAGTAATTTACAAAATTGTtgacttttaatcaaaatcctaAATGATATAGTTTGCAACCTTAGCATTATTTAGAATCAGGGGttgttaggggctgtttggcaacattatgattaagtgctgaaccagtaagaggtctgaatcattaagtgctgaaccagtaagaaatccgaaccattaagagcatgtataatgcttaaccgttaggggtgagcaaaagtaAAAACCCGACCCTACCTTACAATTACCCGACCCGGCCCGAGAACCAATCAAACATAAAATACggaaccgattcactaccctaaatatagggtcggttccggtccataggtccaagtcgggtttcaccatgaaaagaaccgagaaccgacccgacccgaccctattttatatgaaaaattggaaccgacCTAAAcacctaggtacttgggttcgggtcgggttgggtatattttcagttcggttctcggttattttcggtccggacctaaaTTTGCTCACCCTTATTAACCGTTcggagacaaatgtctgaccattTCATATTAAAGGTCTTGATCATTCAGACTTTCTATAATggttaaccattcagaggcaaatgtctgaatcattcagacatatctgctcgtgaaacaaatagtctgaaccattaaatgctgaaccagtaagagatctgaacctaTTATGTTACGGGTTTAACAGTTAGGAGGTCTTAATTGCAATAGTAGTATAAAATAGAGGGTCTGTTTTGTAATAAATGAATAGTTGGAGGGTGAAATGTGTAAATGTAGTGATAGTTCGGGATGTTGGTTAAAAGGTCGTTGGAACCGTTGTATTGAGCATCTGGATAATGAATTgagttttccttcttcttcttgttctCTCTTGATTCTTATCCTAACATTAGTATCAGAGCTACCGATTCTCGGAGCTCAGTTACTATCAATCCATTACGTTTCCTTCAAAATTGCTGACGATCGATTATGATCTAAGCTTCCGTTCCTTTTTCCTTTGAATCCGCTGAAGATCGATTACGATCTAAGCTTTTGTTCGTTCAATTCCTCAATTGTTGTATAAATTGGTGGATTGATTTTGTTTTCTTGTTCGTAAGGTGCTTCAATTCAATAATTGATCGGAATTATATGCCGACAAGACAACAAGAAATGGAGAGATTAGAGAGTTTGGCTCAAGCAAATGCAACCCTAATTGAAGGTCAACAAGCAATTTTGGATCAGAATCGGAAGCAATTCGTCTGTTGCAGATCAGTATGACGACGTTGGTTACACAAATGACCGAGATTAATACCAGATTAGGGCAAGAAAGGGATTATGGTCATAGGGAACCAAGGATGGTTAGAACGGGACGACTGGATTTCCCTAAATTTGATGGTTCTGCAGTAGAAGGATGGATCATTCGTTGCAATCATTTCTTTGCTGTAGATAAAACACCTGAGAATGCAAAAGTGCATTATGCAGTGACCAATTTAGAAGGTGCCGCGTTGGAATGGCATCAAGGGTATATTGAGAGCCAGAATAGAGCTGTGGAGGATATTACATGGGATGAGTATTCTAGATCAGCCATAAATAGATTTTCAGAAAGATTGTCTGAAAATGCGATGATAGAGTTGAAGAATTTGAATCAAACAGGTTCGCTTTCTGATTACACTAAAGAATTTGATACTTTGCTTAATAGGGTGAAATTGATTGATGAAAATGCTGCTAGTATGTATGTGGGGGGGCTTAAACCGGAGATTCGTTGTTTGGTGAATATTTTTAAACCCACTACAATGAGGGATGCCATTGCAATGGCTAAACAACAAAATGTGGTTTATTGTACATTGTTTGGTGATAAGGAaatgggtaagaataggatgggTACTGCTGTGAATACTGCAGTTACTCCTTTGAAGTCAACAGCAAATATTACTAAAAATGTGGGTAATCCAACCAATACACTAGCCTTACTTCCTACCCCTCCTGCTAATCAATTGATCAAGAATGTTAAAAAGATTCCCTCAAAGGTAATGGAGGAAAAAAGGGCTAAGAACGAATGCTTTTGGTGTACTGAAAAGTATTCCCCAACACACAAGTGTAAATTTAAGCATTTGTATGTGTTGGAGTTATATGG
It encodes:
- the LOC110902016 gene encoding protein bfr2-like, whose translation is MDDGSEPRRMRKKMKTHFQLEILEKTYAVEAYPSQQHRAKLSVQLNLTNGQLKKWFSNRRAKDRKIPNSSNSNKIGYNMDKRKESERAWSYPNNCIPKKKRSQKPKISCRMSKTKERAWKNTNTQIPNKKLKSLRKLLDGDDDSDVEELLDPKHSELVENVSSMSDSLLDDDDGDGDGDDDDDDDDNDNDDDVELSTTKQEHRELVENLSHMSDSLEKNSSCQSDMVCVQGYKVKRSIATILEAIFKKHGDIAANCVFKTSSTRTHFLEVVCEVVRRIQTDDMTEMVEDIECQVSDAEAANINVSWIRAHFEAFHKRKETSEKCSLLMEMESNTILVKEAAQMDLRERCAELMSAQERFKNAERCVRVLHLVEKNLHDNILESKSKLDSWVDHPVV